Proteins encoded within one genomic window of Christensenellaceae bacterium:
- a CDS encoding DNA-binding protein yields the protein MNVKENLECGLLFEIYKSLLTNKQQEILSYFLNRDISISEIAISVDSTRQAVNDIIKRTLKTLEQYEKKLKILEKFKKMQQEIEKLEVISKKHTEIKDLEQITKKLDKINLI from the coding sequence ATGAACGTAAAAGAGAATTTGGAATGCGGATTGCTTTTTGAGATTTATAAGTCACTTCTGACAAACAAACAGCAGGAGATTTTGAGTTACTTTTTAAACAGGGATATTTCAATAAGTGAAATTGCAATAAGTGTGGACAGCACCCGTCAGGCAGTGAATGATATTATAAAAAGAACACTGAAGACTCTTGAACAATATGAAAAGAAACTGAAAATCTTGGAAAAATTTAAAAAAATGCAGCAGGAAATTGAAAAACTTGAGGTCATATCTAAAAAACATACCGAAATAAAAGACCTTGAACAGATTACAAAAAAGCTTGATAAAATAAATTTGATATAA